Proteins encoded within one genomic window of Lepus europaeus isolate LE1 unplaced genomic scaffold, mLepTim1.pri SCAFFOLD_105, whole genome shotgun sequence:
- the SLC39A3 gene encoding zinc transporter ZIP3 isoform X1: MTKLLVAKLLCTAGVFVFMLLGALLPVRFLEADAGKAQRPRKVLALCNSFGGGVFLATCFNALLPAVRDKLQRVLSLAHVSTDYPLAETTMLLGFFLTLLLEQLVLTFRKEKPPFIDLETFNAGSDAGSDSEYESPFMGGARGHAHGPRLRAQELLGAGPLRLLSLVSALSAHSVFEGLALGLQEEAERVVSLFVGVAVHETLVAVALGVSMARSAVPLRHAAKLAVTVSAMIPLGVGAGLGIESARGLAGSVVSVLLQGLAGGTFLFVTFLEILAKELEDKSDRLLRVLFLVLGYAVLAAMVFLKW; the protein is encoded by the exons ATGACGAAGCTGCTGGTGGCCAAGCTGCTGTGCACGGCGGGCGTGTTCGTGTTCATGCTGCTGGGCGCGCTGCTGCCCGTGCGCTTCCTGGAGGCCGACGCGGGCAAGGCGCAGCGCCCGCGGAAGGTGCTGGCGCTGTGCAACAGCTTCGGCGGCGGCGTCTTCCTGGCCACCTGCTTCAACGCCCTGCTGCCGGCCGTGCGGGACAAG ctgcagcGGGTGCTGAGCCTGGCCCACGTGAGCACCGACTACCCGCTGGCCGAGACCACCATGCTGCTGGGCTTCTTCCTGACCCTGCTCTTGGAGCAGCTGGTGCTGACCTTCCGCAAGGAGAAGCCGCCCTTCATCGACCTGGAGACCTTCAACGCGGGCTCGGACGCGGGCAGCGACTCCGAGTACGAGAGCCCCTTCATGGGGGGCGCGCGGGGCCACGCCCACGGCCCCCGCCTGCGCGCACAGGAGCTGCTGGGCGCCGGCCCCCTGCGCCTGCTCAGCCTGGTGTCGGCGCTGTCGGCGCACTCGGTCTTCGAGGGCCTGGCGCTGGGCCTGCAGGAGGAGGCCGAGCGCGTGGTCAGCCTGTTCGTGGGCGTGGCCGTCCACGAGACGCTGGTGGCCGTGGCGCTGGGCGTCAGCATGGCCCGGAGCGCTGTGCCGCTGCGGCACGCGGCCAAGCTGGCGGTCACGGTGAGCGCCATGATCCCGCTGGGCGTCGGCGCGGGCCTGGGCATCGAGAGCGCCCGCGGCCTGGCGGGCAGCGTGGTGTCCGTGCTGCTGCAGGGCCTGGCGGGCGGCACCTTCCTCTTCGTCACCTTCCTGGAGATCCTGGCCAAGGAGCTGGAGGACAAGAGCGACCGCCTGCTCAGGGTCCTCTTCCTGGTGCTGGGCTACGCCGTGCTGGCCGCCATGGTCTTCCTCAAGTGGTGA
- the SLC39A3 gene encoding zinc transporter ZIP3 isoform X3 gives MTKLLVAKLLCTAGVFVFMLLGALLPVRFLEADAGKAQRPRKVLALCNSFGGGVFLATCFNALLPAVRDKLQRVLSLAHVSTDYPLAETTMLLGFFLTLLLEQLVLTFRKEKPPFIDLETFNAGSDAGSDSEYESPFMGGARGHAHGPRLRAQELLGAGPLRLLSLVSALSAHSVFEGLALGLQEEAERVVSLFVGVAVHETLVAVALGVSMARSAVPLRHAAKLAVTVSAMIPLGVGAGLGIESARGLAGSVVSVLLQGLAGGTFLFVTFLEILAKELEDKSDRLLRVLFLVLGYAVLAAMVFLK, from the exons ATGACGAAGCTGCTGGTGGCCAAGCTGCTGTGCACGGCGGGCGTGTTCGTGTTCATGCTGCTGGGCGCGCTGCTGCCCGTGCGCTTCCTGGAGGCCGACGCGGGCAAGGCGCAGCGCCCGCGGAAGGTGCTGGCGCTGTGCAACAGCTTCGGCGGCGGCGTCTTCCTGGCCACCTGCTTCAACGCCCTGCTGCCGGCCGTGCGGGACAAG ctgcagcGGGTGCTGAGCCTGGCCCACGTGAGCACCGACTACCCGCTGGCCGAGACCACCATGCTGCTGGGCTTCTTCCTGACCCTGCTCTTGGAGCAGCTGGTGCTGACCTTCCGCAAGGAGAAGCCGCCCTTCATCGACCTGGAGACCTTCAACGCGGGCTCGGACGCGGGCAGCGACTCCGAGTACGAGAGCCCCTTCATGGGGGGCGCGCGGGGCCACGCCCACGGCCCCCGCCTGCGCGCACAGGAGCTGCTGGGCGCCGGCCCCCTGCGCCTGCTCAGCCTGGTGTCGGCGCTGTCGGCGCACTCGGTCTTCGAGGGCCTGGCGCTGGGCCTGCAGGAGGAGGCCGAGCGCGTGGTCAGCCTGTTCGTGGGCGTGGCCGTCCACGAGACGCTGGTGGCCGTGGCGCTGGGCGTCAGCATGGCCCGGAGCGCTGTGCCGCTGCGGCACGCGGCCAAGCTGGCGGTCACGGTGAGCGCCATGATCCCGCTGGGCGTCGGCGCGGGCCTGGGCATCGAGAGCGCCCGCGGCCTGGCGGGCAGCGTGGTGTCCGTGCTGCTGCAGGGCCTGGCGGGCGGCACCTTCCTCTTCGTCACCTTCCTGGAGATCCTGGCCAAGGAGCTGGAGGACAAGAGCGACCGCCTGCTCAGGGTCCTCTTCCTGGTGCTGGGCTACGCCGTGCTGGCCGCCATGGTCTTCCTCAAGTG A